Proteins co-encoded in one Firmicutes bacterium CAG:345 genomic window:
- a CDS encoding cobalt transport protein (product inferred by homology to UniProt) has translation MNNMALGRYRPYQTSIHKLDARVKIIGMISVIVAIFLNYGSTPLNFIVYGFLFLGLFIVMLLGKVSIRGVLKAFKAMWLMAVFILIFNIFTPMNQTGGYFDINGFKLYYAALYNTAYIFVRLFLMIMTTSILTTTTAPMEITFGLEFLMTPLKWIKIPVTAFAMILALALRFIPTLMEDTQRLMKAQASRGVDFKEGKFKEKIKAITSLIIPLFSSSLMRSGDLAIAMECRGYDPKAKRTHYKVMHWSVADTIFLIAMMIVFAGSITLACFGMNYDLFQMFLELFK, from the coding sequence ATGAATAATATGGCTTTAGGACGTTATCGTCCTTATCAAACTTCAATTCATAAACTTGATGCTAGAGTAAAAATTATTGGAATGATTTCAGTAATTGTTGCAATATTTTTAAACTATGGATCAACTCCTTTAAATTTTATAGTTTATGGCTTTTTGTTTTTAGGTTTATTCATAGTTATGCTTTTAGGAAAAGTATCTATCCGTGGTGTTTTAAAAGCTTTTAAAGCTATGTGGTTAATGGCGGTATTTATTTTAATTTTTAACATTTTTACGCCGATGAATCAAACTGGTGGATATTTTGATATAAATGGCTTTAAATTGTATTATGCGGCTTTATATAATACAGCTTATATTTTTGTACGTTTGTTTTTAATGATTATGACAACTTCAATTTTGACTACAACAACGGCACCGATGGAGATTACTTTTGGACTTGAATTTTTAATGACCCCTTTAAAATGGATTAAAATTCCTGTTACGGCTTTTGCTATGATTTTAGCTTTGGCTTTAAGATTTATTCCTACATTGATGGAAGATACTCAAAGATTGATGAAAGCTCAAGCTTCACGTGGAGTTGATTTTAAAGAAGGAAAATTTAAAGAAAAAATAAAAGCTATCACTTCACTTATTATTCCTTTATTTTCATCTTCATTGATGAGAAGTGGTGATTTAGCCATTGCAATGGAATGTCGTGGATATGATCCTAAAGCTAAAAGAACACATTATAAAGTAATGCATTGGTCAGTAGCTGATACCATATTTTTAATCGCAATGATGATAGTATTTGCTGGTTCTATTACTTTAGCTTGCTTTGGAATGAATTATGATTTATTTCAAATGTTTTTAGAGTTATTTAAATGA
- a CDS encoding unknown (no significant homology to UniProt), whose amino-acid sequence MKERRKKEKIIGWTALSISIAIFSSFLGIYVSKQIEQQRLQQQINEAQKALDEAFDLSQKLEDDEYYQIYTPNGNYLITKDGKILIDFGK is encoded by the coding sequence ATGAAAGAAAGAAGAAAAAAAGAAAAAATAATCGGCTGGACAGCGCTTAGTATTTCTATCGCTATTTTCTCTTCTTTTTTAGGCATATATGTTTCAAAACAAATAGAACAACAACGCTTGCAACAACAAATAAATGAGGCGCAAAAAGCTTTAGATGAAGCATTTGATTTATCTCAAAAACTCGAAGATGATGAATATTATCAAATATATACTCCAAATGGTAATTACCTTATAACAAAAGATGGAAAAATATTAATTGACTTTGGCAAATAA
- a CDS encoding putative spore protein (product inferred by homology to UniProt) yields the protein MENEQQNKITLINRKKMIIEGVKKLIAFDDKEFQMETNLGNLKITGVNLGLDGMDTAKEILSIQGTINSLKYDAEISSKESILKKLFK from the coding sequence ATGGAAAACGAACAACAAAATAAAATAACACTAATCAATCGAAAGAAAATGATTATTGAAGGAGTCAAAAAACTTATCGCATTTGATGATAAAGAATTTCAAATGGAAACCAACCTTGGAAATTTAAAAATAACAGGAGTTAATTTAGGATTAGATGGCATGGATACAGCAAAAGAAATTCTATCTATTCAAGGAACGATTAACAGTCTTAAATATGATGCAGAGATTTCTTCTAAAGAAAGCATATTAAAGAAATTATTCAAGTGA
- a CDS encoding tRNA(Ile)-lysidine synthase (product inferred by homology to UniProt) yields MKFSRLQKSLSNQNITAENEIPVAFSGGPDSIFLTEGLIKLGYKPLLIYINYHDSPTVYIEEKIVKQYSQINKLKLIEHEVNIPDNVNFEDEARKIRYKFFSDVIKIHPNKFILTAHHKNDDIETMILQINRNNIVDYYGLKEKNDIFGVTVIRPILNYTKLEIIEYLTKNNISFYDDPTNYEQERQRNILRANLKNIDYNHYKNLKISLNQKVKEEKNKIKNIANGKYISKKIYSTLNDNEKKRLLNFLLNYNLGYSNSNLINICLMRLKSNKSFEENLKNNISLFQDKNNFFFGTTTDKRNYSYIIEKEGYYKFKEFDIEIKLGNFNIKDFPIFIETPKQKDIIETNIKQNNVIKFLKHHNVPNFLINIFPIIKNKDKKIIYVPFYEDIIENKIKINLKLITLKEHKDGKDVLVFYPF; encoded by the coding sequence ATGAAATTTAGTCGTTTACAAAAATCATTATCAAATCAAAATATTACTGCTGAAAATGAAATTCCTGTAGCTTTTTCTGGCGGTCCTGACTCTATTTTTTTAACAGAAGGATTAATCAAATTAGGGTATAAACCATTGCTTATATATATCAATTACCATGATTCTCCAACTGTATATATAGAAGAAAAAATAGTAAAGCAATACTCTCAAATAAATAAATTAAAACTCATAGAACATGAAGTTAATATACCTGATAATGTTAATTTTGAAGATGAAGCAAGAAAAATAAGATATAAATTTTTTAGTGATGTAATTAAAATTCACCCTAACAAATTCATCTTAACAGCTCATCACAAAAACGACGATATTGAAACTATGATTTTACAGATAAATCGCAATAACATCGTAGATTATTATGGACTTAAAGAAAAAAATGATATATTTGGAGTTACTGTAATAAGACCTATTTTAAATTACACAAAATTAGAAATAATCGAATATTTAACCAAAAATAACATTTCTTTTTATGATGATCCAACAAATTATGAACAAGAAAGACAAAGAAATATTCTTAGAGCAAATCTAAAAAATATCGATTATAATCATTATAAGAATTTAAAAATTTCTTTAAATCAAAAAGTTAAAGAAGAAAAAAATAAAATCAAAAATATCGCAAATGGCAAATATATTTCCAAGAAAATATATAGCACTCTTAATGATAATGAAAAAAAGCGTTTATTAAACTTTCTATTAAACTATAACTTAGGATATTCAAATAGCAATTTAATAAACATCTGTCTAATGAGATTAAAAAGTAATAAATCATTTGAAGAAAATTTAAAAAATAACATATCTTTATTTCAAGATAAAAATAATTTCTTTTTTGGAACCACAACAGATAAAAGAAATTATTCCTACATAATTGAAAAAGAAGGCTATTATAAATTTAAAGAATTTGATATAGAAATAAAGCTTGGAAATTTCAACATCAAGGATTTTCCTATTTTTATTGAAACTCCCAAACAAAAAGATATTATTGAAACTAATATAAAGCAAAATAATGTAATAAAATTTTTAAAACATCATAATGTTCCTAATTTTTTAATCAATATTTTTCCAATAATAAAAAACAAAGATAAAAAAATAATTTATGTTCCTTTTTATGAAGATATCATTGAAAATAAAATAAAAATAAACTTGAAATTAATTACATTAAAGGAGCACAAAGACGGAAAAGATGTTCTTGTATTTTATCCTTTTTAG
- a CDS encoding cardiolipin synthase (product inferred by homology to UniProt), with amino-acid sequence MTTAEIIYLTILIVFIINFFMILFLVFLERKDPKSILPWIFAFLAFPILSWIIYFFVGKGPKINRKRWSRRKKIADNMIAHEFAYGNLKFYESDDREIRELIKLNSNEYLQCTTYNETKIYTDAHEMYEDQIKDIKEAKETVFVLYYLFKKDDAGRRFLDAMTEKAKEGLKVILVFDDSGNPKTTYSFLRKFIKAGGIVRPFFSSHFTLINHNFAYRNHRKIVVIDNKIGYVGGMNIGVDYLSQDKKIKPWRDTHLRIVGEAVSLLQVRFLQDFSYSDHNKISKKNKMSSSEIFKAVKYFEKNIKEKTEHVNPIQIVSSGPDSDKEEIKRSYLKMIGIAHHTIYLETPYFIPDKSFIDALLIAKLSGVDINLVIPGVPDKKTVYHVTYSYLEELLKAGINVYLYPGFIHSKMVVCDDRVASIGTANLDVRSFSMNFEVTALMFGKKEVIETIQIAVNDISKSHKLTYLEYKNRPKKDKIQEHLFRLCAPLM; translated from the coding sequence ATGACTACTGCTGAAATTATTTATTTAACTATATTGATTGTATTTATAATTAATTTTTTCATGATTTTGTTTTTAGTCTTCTTGGAAAGAAAAGACCCAAAATCTATTTTGCCATGGATTTTTGCATTTTTAGCTTTTCCAATACTGTCATGGATTATTTATTTCTTCGTAGGAAAAGGACCAAAAATTAATAGAAAAAGATGGTCTAGACGAAAAAAAATAGCTGATAATATGATTGCTCATGAATTTGCATATGGAAATTTAAAATTTTATGAGAGCGATGATAGAGAAATTAGAGAATTAATCAAATTAAATTCAAATGAATATTTGCAATGTACTACTTATAATGAAACAAAGATTTATACTGATGCTCATGAAATGTATGAAGATCAAATAAAAGATATTAAAGAAGCTAAAGAGACTGTTTTTGTTTTATATTATTTATTTAAAAAAGATGATGCAGGAAGAAGATTTTTAGATGCTATGACTGAAAAAGCAAAAGAAGGTCTAAAAGTAATTTTAGTTTTCGATGATTCAGGAAATCCTAAAACCACTTATAGTTTTTTGAGAAAATTTATTAAAGCTGGTGGAATTGTAAGACCATTTTTCTCATCGCATTTTACTTTGATTAATCATAATTTTGCCTATCGTAATCATCGCAAAATTGTTGTTATAGATAATAAAATAGGATATGTTGGAGGAATGAATATAGGCGTTGATTATCTGTCTCAAGATAAGAAAATAAAGCCATGGAGAGATACACATCTTAGAATTGTTGGAGAAGCTGTTTCTTTATTACAAGTTAGATTTTTACAAGATTTTTCTTATTCTGATCATAATAAAATTTCGAAGAAAAATAAGATGTCTTCAAGTGAGATTTTTAAAGCGGTAAAATATTTTGAAAAAAATATTAAGGAAAAAACAGAACATGTTAATCCTATACAAATTGTTTCTTCTGGTCCTGATAGTGATAAAGAAGAAATTAAAAGAAGTTATTTAAAAATGATAGGCATTGCTCATCATACAATTTATTTAGAAACACCATATTTTATTCCTGATAAAAGTTTTATTGATGCCTTGCTTATTGCAAAATTAAGCGGAGTTGATATCAATTTAGTTATTCCTGGTGTTCCGGATAAAAAGACTGTTTATCATGTTACATATTCTTATTTGGAAGAATTATTAAAAGCAGGCATTAATGTTTATTTATATCCTGGTTTTATTCATTCTAAAATGGTTGTTTGTGATGACAGAGTAGCTTCAATTGGAACAGCAAATTTAGATGTTCGTTCATTTTCTATGAATTTTGAAGTAACAGCTTTAATGTTTGGAAAAAAAGAAGTAATAGAAACTATTCAAATTGCAGTTAATGATATTTCAAAATCGCATAAGCTTACATATTTAGAATATAAAAATAGACCTAAAAAGGATAAAATACAAGAACATCTTTTCCGTCTTTGTGCTCCTTTAATGTAA
- a CDS encoding aspartokinase (product inferred by homology to UniProt) — MLNIKYRFLLLYIKLVVVKVIKVGGAILKNEGKRDNVYHYIFGKCQKDKIVLVCSAIGRNLDPYSTDGLLNSVNHNLTLQEEDRLKAIGETYSVLKVTSDLRNLKIHVKSFSYIELGLIIQDNKKWFNSKKIKKYLKIEDILVVPGFIGRDKNKEPVTLKREGSDLSAAIIASSLNLKVFYLFKDMPGLCDKEGNIYNEISFDDFFKFTKDFSSPISTECVLFAQKHKMNIICINTDGQKVLTISF; from the coding sequence ATGCTAAATATAAAGTATAGATTTTTACTTTTATACATAAAATTGGTTGTGGTTAAAGTAATAAAAGTAGGTGGAGCAATTTTAAAAAATGAAGGCAAAAGAGATAATGTTTATCATTATATTTTTGGAAAGTGCCAAAAAGATAAAATTGTTTTAGTATGTTCAGCAATTGGAAGAAATTTAGATCCTTATTCTACGGATGGATTATTAAATTCAGTTAACCATAATTTAACGTTACAAGAAGAAGATCGTTTAAAAGCGATAGGTGAAACTTATTCTGTTTTAAAAGTAACTTCAGATTTAAGAAATCTAAAAATACATGTAAAAAGTTTTAGCTATATAGAATTAGGACTGATAATTCAAGATAATAAAAAGTGGTTTAATTCTAAAAAAATAAAAAAATATTTGAAAATAGAAGATATTCTTGTTGTTCCTGGTTTTATTGGAAGAGATAAAAATAAGGAACCGGTTACTTTAAAAAGAGAAGGATCTGATTTATCGGCAGCAATAATTGCTAGTTCATTGAATTTAAAAGTTTTTTATCTTTTTAAAGACATGCCGGGATTATGTGATAAAGAAGGAAATATCTATAATGAAATATCTTTTGATGATTTTTTTAAATTTACAAAAGATTTTTCTTCGCCGATTTCTACAGAATGTGTTTTATTTGCTCAAAAACATAAAATGAATATAATTTGCATAAATACTGATGGACAAAAGGTTTTGACTATATCTTTTTAA
- a CDS encoding protein serine/threonine phosphatase (product inferred by homology to UniProt) has protein sequence MKDKILAFFKEKQNVLWQTCIILCSFYVAFSNDSFSLNPYFLILLLLLTKNGNIIFIIFSISALILGSFLKSINYGIELSLACFLYLVLLFFPRYKKSYRQLYITNTLYFLAFISIYLLKKSPTSILINFGISYLIVQFFTFYLNQNEKNNLFYGTYIFLLIGMFKQNYLIFKILFYLVILLNLKNENLSERFSLIFIESLISYSFYLESQEEILSIIISSFFASLILKQKFRIPIFVILYSILFSIKYPATFYKTTSLYLPIISLCIYYLIVKKEDIIVVHSSETSLLAKIKNISDYLMLIEEKLPIPNIEIPNIKENLKLNQCKNCSKAQNCTNVANLSEVLPSSLQKNFKKEILTSCPNGSKLIYRYKVVKDMVNLEMKNSMIEEGKQSAIKTIIKPLKELCDPKLITIDSNYFNNIFGDNVITYFADNYLKSTKKLTPQQINIIEKAANKTISKDTYYSLLFQSYTYKFIPNKIHFTFDYATKSFSRQNGDSIILFQDESYFEFALFDAMGHFESSGKYSLFAKRLFEITRHKGNDFFERIKELNKILICQSTVENYIAADFFIKDQNSNKYLLYKFGSAKTILKHNHKTIEFTNFLPPLGIIKDLKNEPFIIELEDKDTIIFSTDGIESIEKIDFNNNQSSLQILNDYLSKHQLTDDSTICQLIYKA, from the coding sequence TTGAAAGACAAAATACTAGCATTTTTTAAAGAAAAACAAAATGTACTTTGGCAAACATGTATTATTCTTTGCAGTTTTTATGTTGCCTTTAGTAATGATTCTTTTTCACTTAATCCATACTTTTTAATTCTTCTTTTATTATTGACTAAAAATGGTAATATCATTTTTATAATATTTTCAATTAGCGCATTGATTCTCGGATCTTTTTTAAAATCAATAAATTATGGCATAGAACTGAGTCTTGCATGTTTTCTTTATTTAGTACTTTTATTCTTTCCAAGATATAAAAAATCTTATAGACAGCTATATATAACAAATACACTTTATTTCTTAGCATTCATATCTATATACTTGCTTAAGAAAAGTCCAACAAGTATTTTAATCAATTTTGGAATATCATATTTAATAGTTCAATTTTTTACTTTTTATTTAAATCAAAATGAAAAGAATAATCTATTTTATGGGACTTATATTTTTTTGCTGATAGGAATGTTTAAACAAAACTATTTAATTTTTAAAATATTATTCTATTTAGTAATTCTTTTAAATTTGAAAAACGAAAATTTATCTGAACGTTTTAGTCTAATTTTCATAGAAAGTTTAATTTCATATTCATTTTATTTAGAATCTCAAGAAGAAATTCTCTCAATTATAATTTCATCGTTCTTTGCTTCGCTCATATTAAAACAAAAATTTAGAATTCCAATATTTGTAATTCTATATTCTATTCTTTTCAGTATTAAATATCCTGCAACTTTTTATAAAACTACCAGCTTGTATCTTCCAATTATTTCTTTATGTATATACTATTTAATAGTAAAAAAAGAAGATATCATTGTAGTTCATTCTTCCGAAACTTCTCTTCTAGCAAAAATCAAAAATATCTCAGATTACCTCATGTTAATAGAAGAAAAACTACCAATACCTAATATTGAAATTCCAAATATAAAAGAAAATTTGAAATTAAACCAATGCAAAAATTGTTCAAAAGCTCAAAATTGTACAAATGTTGCAAACTTATCTGAAGTTCTTCCATCATCCTTACAAAAAAATTTTAAAAAAGAAATTTTAACCTCCTGTCCAAATGGAAGTAAACTTATTTATCGTTATAAAGTTGTTAAAGACATGGTGAATCTTGAAATGAAAAATTCAATGATTGAAGAAGGAAAGCAAAGTGCAATTAAGACAATAATCAAACCATTAAAAGAACTTTGTGATCCAAAATTAATAACAATTGACAGCAATTATTTCAATAATATCTTCGGCGATAATGTGATTACTTATTTTGCTGATAATTATTTAAAATCCACAAAAAAACTTACACCGCAACAAATAAATATAATAGAAAAAGCAGCAAATAAAACTATAAGTAAAGATACCTATTATTCCCTTTTATTTCAATCATATACATATAAATTTATTCCAAATAAAATTCATTTTACTTTTGATTATGCAACTAAAAGTTTTTCTAGACAAAATGGAGATAGTATAATTTTATTTCAAGACGAATCATATTTTGAATTTGCTCTTTTTGATGCCATGGGGCATTTTGAATCATCAGGAAAATACTCATTATTCGCAAAAAGGCTTTTTGAAATAACAAGACATAAAGGCAATGATTTTTTCGAAAGAATAAAAGAATTAAACAAAATATTAATTTGTCAATCAACAGTTGAAAATTATATCGCAGCAGATTTTTTTATCAAAGATCAAAATTCAAATAAATATTTATTATATAAATTTGGTTCAGCAAAAACTATTCTAAAACACAATCATAAAACAATAGAATTTACTAATTTTTTACCGCCACTTGGAATAATAAAAGATTTAAAAAACGAACCTTTTATTATCGAATTAGAGGATAAAGATACTATTATATTTTCAACCGATGGAATTGAAAGTATAGAAAAAATAGACTTCAATAATAATCAAAGTTCTCTTCAAATATTAAATGATTATCTAAGTAAGCATCAATTAACTGATGATTCAACAATTTGCCAACTTATCTATAAAGCTTAA
- a CDS encoding putative uncharacterized protein (product inferred by homology to UniProt), which produces MSIEFKSIYFDYNSGDPLVAHALKNINLEIEDHSFFALIGETGSGKTTLAQHLNGLLWPNKGTIKIDDFFIDGNDAKLQKKKKKGIKKLRSYCGMVFQFPEYQLFESTVLKDVMFGPKNFDIKEEEAKKIAMEALNLVGLDESYYERAPFELSGGEKRRAAIAGIIALKPKILVLDEPTAGLDPKGEDDIMQLFKKIYDSGTSIVLVTHNMDIVLRYATKVGVMDHGELKSVSTPLELFQKEDVLTNLKIEPPKVFSVARSLIKNGLNIDLGKIKDVSSLAKEIARVEGKNE; this is translated from the coding sequence ATGTCGATAGAATTTAAAAGTATTTATTTTGATTATAATTCTGGTGATCCATTAGTTGCGCATGCCTTAAAAAATATTAATTTAGAAATAGAGGATCATTCATTTTTTGCTTTGATTGGAGAAACTGGATCTGGTAAAACCACTTTAGCACAACATTTGAATGGGTTACTTTGGCCTAATAAGGGAACGATTAAAATCGATGATTTCTTTATAGATGGAAATGATGCCAAGCTTCAAAAGAAAAAGAAAAAAGGAATAAAAAAATTACGTTCGTATTGTGGTATGGTTTTTCAGTTTCCAGAATATCAACTTTTTGAATCAACTGTATTAAAAGATGTAATGTTTGGTCCTAAAAATTTTGACATAAAGGAAGAAGAAGCTAAAAAAATAGCGATGGAAGCTTTAAATTTAGTAGGATTAGATGAGAGCTATTATGAAAGAGCTCCTTTCGAACTTTCTGGCGGTGAAAAAAGAAGAGCTGCTATTGCTGGAATAATTGCTTTAAAACCAAAAATTTTAGTCTTGGATGAACCTACTGCTGGTCTTGATCCTAAAGGTGAAGATGACATTATGCAGCTTTTCAAAAAAATTTATGATTCTGGTACAAGTATTGTTTTGGTAACTCATAATATGGACATTGTACTTAGATATGCTACCAAAGTTGGTGTTATGGATCATGGTGAATTAAAAAGTGTTTCCACGCCTTTAGAATTATTTCAAAAGGAAGATGTTCTTACTAATTTAAAGATAGAACCACCTAAAGTCTTTTCGGTTGCTCGAAGCTTAATAAAAAATGGTTTGAATATTGATTTAGGAAAAATTAAAGATGTTTCTTCACTTGCTAAAGAAATAGCTAGAGTGGAGGGAAAAAATGAATAA
- a CDS encoding tRNA pseudouridine synthase A (product inferred by homology to UniProt) — protein sequence MKNYLIIFSYKGTNFYGSQKQPGLNTVQNLFEDTLSRIYDEKIKFCLSSRLDRGVHAIFMGGNFKTSKEKMKMDKLKYALNRLFPLYIQVIDIKEVGEDFSARYDSKSKTYLYRVHIGDSVDPFRFDLTYHPFFEVDFEKLNTALKLFIGEHDFKGFASSIEEKENTILTINNAYAKKVDDEIHIRFIGKSFLRYQVRYMVGIALEYSFGRCSLKDIEDRLNRGILFGKRTKAPAEGLYLEYIDFDYERSKNV from the coding sequence ATGAAAAATTATTTGATTATTTTTTCTTATAAAGGAACAAATTTCTATGGTTCTCAAAAGCAACCGGGTTTAAATACGGTTCAGAATTTGTTTGAAGATACACTTTCTAGAATTTATGATGAAAAAATAAAATTCTGTCTTTCTTCACGTTTAGATAGAGGTGTTCATGCCATTTTTATGGGTGGAAATTTTAAAACGTCGAAAGAAAAAATGAAGATGGATAAGTTGAAATATGCTTTAAATAGATTATTTCCATTATATATTCAAGTTATAGATATTAAAGAAGTTGGAGAAGATTTTTCTGCTCGCTATGACTCTAAAAGCAAAACTTATTTATATAGAGTTCATATTGGAGATAGTGTTGATCCTTTCAGGTTTGATTTAACATATCATCCTTTTTTTGAAGTAGATTTTGAGAAATTGAATACTGCTTTAAAGTTATTTATAGGAGAACATGACTTTAAAGGATTTGCTTCTTCGATAGAAGAAAAGGAAAATACTATACTAACGATTAATAATGCATATGCAAAAAAAGTTGATGATGAAATACATATTCGCTTTATTGGAAAAAGTTTTTTGCGTTACCAAGTACGCTATATGGTTGGTATTGCTTTAGAATATTCTTTTGGTCGTTGTAGTTTAAAAGATATTGAAGATAGGCTTAATAGGGGGATTTTATTTGGAAAGAGGACTAAAGCACCAGCAGAAGGTTTATACTTAGAATATATAGATTTCGATTATGAGAGGTCGAAAAATGTTTAA
- a CDS encoding histidinol phosphate phosphatase HisJ family (product inferred by homology to UniProt): MFKKNYHTHTFRCNHAIGTDEEYVHEAIAGGFDTLGFSDHVMLPSFSEPNVRGEYIMSQDYYDSINKLKKIYKDRIEIFLGYEAEGFSYYFPYYKEILQAGIIDYLILGNHSMMDDHHQIIARFGQPTASNMYAYKDTAIAALNTNMFSIFAHPDYFMAAVPVIDRDVIKVSKCLIEKSISLGIPLEVNVAGLRNGKRRIGEIDRYIYPNKEFFKLAKKMGAQFTLGLDAHAPYQLNDDHANSLAVRFVHELDLPIIEDIEFRKGR, translated from the coding sequence ATGTTTAAGAAAAATTATCATACTCATACATTTCGCTGCAATCATGCTATAGGTACAGATGAAGAATATGTTCATGAAGCTATTGCTGGAGGATTTGATACTTTAGGATTCTCTGACCATGTTATGTTGCCGAGCTTTTCTGAGCCTAATGTTCGTGGGGAATATATTATGTCTCAAGACTATTATGATTCTATAAATAAGTTAAAAAAAATATATAAAGATAGAATAGAAATATTTTTAGGATATGAGGCAGAAGGTTTTTCTTATTATTTTCCATATTATAAAGAAATTCTCCAAGCTGGAATCATTGATTATTTAATTTTAGGAAACCATAGTATGATGGATGATCACCATCAGATCATTGCAAGGTTTGGACAGCCGACAGCATCAAATATGTATGCTTATAAAGATACTGCTATTGCTGCACTAAATACTAATATGTTTTCAATATTTGCACATCCGGATTATTTTATGGCTGCTGTCCCTGTTATTGATAGAGATGTTATTAAAGTTTCGAAATGTTTAATTGAAAAATCAATTTCTTTGGGAATACCTTTAGAAGTTAATGTTGCAGGTTTAAGAAATGGAAAAAGAAGAATAGGAGAAATAGATCGATATATTTATCCTAATAAAGAATTTTTTAAACTTGCGAAGAAAATGGGAGCACAATTCACTCTAGGATTAGATGCACATGCTCCTTATCAGTTAAATGATGATCATGCTAATAGTTTAGCAGTACGTTTTGTACATGAATTAGATTTACCTATTATAGAAGATATTGAGTTTAGAAAGGGGAGATAA
- a CDS encoding rNA-binding S4 domain protein (product inferred by homology to UniProt), with translation MRIDKYLKVTRLIKRREVAKTLCDKQCVLINGKAAKPASEIKENDEIVINSPNGRTIKIKIKTIANFATTDQAKEMYEVISQE, from the coding sequence ATGAGAATAGATAAATATTTAAAAGTAACCCGTTTAATCAAAAGAAGAGAAGTTGCTAAAACATTATGCGATAAACAATGTGTATTAATAAATGGAAAAGCTGCCAAACCAGCTTCAGAAATAAAAGAAAACGATGAAATTGTAATCAATTCACCAAATGGTCGTACTATAAAAATTAAAATTAAAACAATAGCTAATTTTGCAACAACAGATCAAGCTAAAGAAATGTACGAAGTTATCTCTCAAGAATAA